From the genome of Allorhodopirellula heiligendammensis:
GGCGGGGCGACCGGGGTGACCCGACTCGTGCGAGCAGAAGTCAGCAGAGGTCGTAGTACCGCACTTCTTCGCAGCCAGCGGAGACGGGAAGGACCGAACGTTTCTTGACAAGGAAGAACTATCCATGAACTCAGTCGATCCGAAACACACAGAACCGACCTCCGACAACCACAAAGGAGCGAAGGAAGCAAACGGCCCGTGCTCTTCGGAGTCCCTCACAGGTCGAGTCGACTCGGCGATCATGGAGAAGCCAGCCTTGGACACCGTGGCCATGAACCTCATGGAACAAATTGTTGACCCGGCCAATCTTGAATGTGCCTGGGAACGAGTCAAAGCCAATCGTGGCGCGCCCGGACCAGACGGGATTACCATCGACGAGTTCCCCGACCACTTCCGAGACCTCTGGCCGAACCTGCGTCAACAACTCTTGGAGGGGACTTACCAGCCCGGCCCCGTACGCCGGAAGTCGATTCCAAAACCCAATGGCGGTGGTACTCGCGATCTCGGCATTCCAAACGTGATCGATCGCGTAATCCAACAAGCCATTCTGCTAGTCTTAACGCCGATCTTCGATCCGAGTTTCTCAGAGTCAAGTTTCGGCTTTCGTCCCTATCGCTCAGCCCATGAAGCGATCCATCTCGTTCAGCAACACATCCGGGCGGGTTACCGCTGGTGCGTTAACATGGACCTTTCGAGATTTTTCGACACGGTTCAACATGACGTTCTCATGTGTCGTGTCGCTCGCAAGGTTCGCGACAAGCGATTGTTGCGTCTGATCGGGAACTACCTACGGGCTGGCGTGATGGTCGATACCGACTTCCACCCATCGAACGAAGGGACCATGCAAGGCGGGCCGCTCTCGCCACTACTTGCGAATATTCTGCTAGATGACTTCGACAAGGAAATGGAACAGCGAGGGCACCGTTTTGTGCGATATGCAGACGACTTCTTGGTATTCTCCAAAACCGAGCAGTCAGCAACACGAGTCTTTCGTTCAGTGGAACGTTACCTCACCAGAAAGCTCAAGCTCGTGGTCAACCACGACAAGAGCAGCGTTTGCCGCACGGAGGACGTCGAGTATCTCGGTTACCGCTTTCGTGGCTTCGGCGGACGCCTCGAAGTGAGTGCGAAGAACCTTCGCAAATTCAAAGATCGCGTGAAGGAGATAACACGCCGCACCGGAGGCCGGTCGATGTCATCACGCTTCATTGAACTACGACGGTACTTTCAAGGATGGATTGGCTACTTTCATTACGGCCTACGCAAGACGCAGTTGCAGTATCTCGACAAATGGATTCGACGGCGCATCCGCGCTTGCTACTGGAAACAGTGGTACCGGGTCCGCACGCGGGTACGAATGCTGTTGAAACTAGGAGTGCGTAGGGAGCAGCCATCTCGCACGGATGCAGTGGAAGAGGATACTGGGTGATGTCATCGAGTGCTGCGATGCACGTCGCGATCTCGATCGACTATCTCAAGAAGAACGGACTAGCGAGCCTTGAGGAAATCTGGAGCAAGTTTGCTTCCAAGAAACGAACCGCCGGAT
Proteins encoded in this window:
- the ltrA gene encoding group II intron reverse transcriptase/maturase, producing MNSVDPKHTEPTSDNHKGAKEANGPCSSESLTGRVDSAIMEKPALDTVAMNLMEQIVDPANLECAWERVKANRGAPGPDGITIDEFPDHFRDLWPNLRQQLLEGTYQPGPVRRKSIPKPNGGGTRDLGIPNVIDRVIQQAILLVLTPIFDPSFSESSFGFRPYRSAHEAIHLVQQHIRAGYRWCVNMDLSRFFDTVQHDVLMCRVARKVRDKRLLRLIGNYLRAGVMVDTDFHPSNEGTMQGGPLSPLLANILLDDFDKEMEQRGHRFVRYADDFLVFSKTEQSATRVFRSVERYLTRKLKLVVNHDKSSVCRTEDVEYLGYRFRGFGGRLEVSAKNLRKFKDRVKEITRRTGGRSMSSRFIELRRYFQGWIGYFHYGLRKTQLQYLDKWIRRRIRACYWKQWYRVRTRVRMLLKLGVRREQPSRTDAVEEDTG